The Xiphias gladius isolate SHS-SW01 ecotype Sanya breed wild chromosome 17, ASM1685928v1, whole genome shotgun sequence genome includes the window GTTGGCTAAAAGCGGAGCATGTGTCCAGTATGAAGCAGCTTTTCTTTTAGTTCTTCAGTTTAACAGTAAAGATTATAATTGACAGAATTAGCTGATGCATGAATCATTCACACAGAGAATAATGtggatcattttaaaaataacagaaaattatGTCAAGCTTCGTCCTCTAAACTAAAGCCACAAGAGCTGCATGTCAGGAATAGGTAACCGCTGTGaatattgaacaaaaaaaacaaaaaaaacaaaaaaacacactctaaagcaaaaaacataaacTATTAAAACCACAAAACTGTTATTGTGTCAGACGACTGTGTGGCTATTTGTCAAATCAATGAGCGAACGATTGATTTATATCAAATTACTGTGGGCTTCGCTGTCTCGCCGTGAAATCACATATAATGTCTCTGGTCAAAACGTGAAAAAACTGGGCCTTTAAAGCCCAGTTTTTTATAGGTCAAACCGTCCTACCCGCtgaatcaaacacacaaaacagcaaagcaTGGTCCTCACTTTGATGCCGTAACGCTGCCGCATGGAGACCCTCATGGACATGGTGATGGGTGGGATGCAGCCAAAGATGTCCAGCAGGGGGAGGCAGAGACACTGGCCGTAGTCCCTGGTGGTTCTACAGGCGAAGCAGGGACAGCACCAGAAAGCAAAACAGCcttaagggggggggggggacaaaaaaaggaaaagaaaaggcgACAAATAAAGACACCGATTCTGAAAAAagacacacctacacacactcagagacgaagaaacacacgcacacacacacaatgttttaGGACAcaaatgaagaagaggaagtaAATGAATCACCGCTCACGTGTCTTTCCTTAACAACATCCTTCAAGAAATATTTGTGCGgtgctgtgacctctgacctttgtcAAGTTCAGGTAAAGCTATGACTCTTGCATCAGATTTGTTGCCATAATTTTGAtcataaatgaacaaaaacgCTGGTTTGTTGTGAGAAAACGGCTGGATAACTTTGAACCGCAATCCCCCGTTTTTGTTACGTAGCTGGTAATAACAAAACACGAGCGTTTCCGATTCATTCGatacattttagagaaaaactCTGTGCTGATCAAAGCAGAGAAACTTATAAAGGTGCTCAAAAGGCATCTACGTAAACGTTCAGATCACTGCATCCTCCAGCGATTGCACTGGTCTGATGCAAAACAAGTCACAGAAGCGCAGGCACTTACACTCAGGCACGTCTTGACAGCAGTCACATATCCCGGATCCCCACTTGTCGGATTCTCGGGCCTCCATCACAGGCTGAGGCTGCCTGATGACCAGCTTGGAAGACATGATGGCGTCTGGAGGAGGAACCAGGATGTAGAGTGTTATTGATCTCACGTGTATAAAATAGAAGCGCACGCGAAGTCCGTGCAACGAATTTCTCTGAGTGAGTGATACCTCCGCTTCAACTTTGAACCAAAAAAACTTgcaaaatatttactgtatttcttgTTTATCTACTGTAAGTGAGAAAAAATTTTGAACGTaacacagttttacagttttagaGAGTTTGTTCTGTAAGATGTTttggtttgggggggggttcatgAATACTAATCCTTTATAAAATGACAAGGGCGCCATGTTGTGATGCTCTTTTTTGCAAGCACATAAATGATATTTTGTAGAGAAATTATTATcgtacagagagagacagagaaacgtTGTAAGCAGGTTTTCAAAGGAACTGAGTGAATCATTGTGCATAACGGCAAACAGGAGTAAACTGAgtacaaaacagatttttgttcGCTCAAAATAAATGATTGGTAGCTTGATAGTAAATTACTTACAAAACAGATTTCATgtgcttgcaaaaaaaaaagagacatccCTAAAGTCTTCAGCTCTGCAGAccaatttgtcacatttttctttgtgattttttttttttgaacatttatgGAGCACAACTCTACATTTAGGTCCCAAAATCCTTACTGAAATGTTATAAGTTGTTGTGAATGAACTGAATatacaaacttttgtttttctaattaacaaatggataaaaaaaaagaatgtatgaatgtataaaGGGCAAAATATCTGTCTTAGAAATATATCCTTTGACTCAGTCTTAATACTTAAACAGTACATATTAGACTGACATTTGgggatgaaaataaataaagcaaggTGACACAATTAAGAATTTAggacagctaaaaaaaaattataaaagaaaacatgcatATAGACCAgtatacatgtactgtaattgAGTTTGATCCTGACGAACACAGTCTCacctgtgtgattgtgtgatgAGAGAGCGCGGAGTCGTTCGTCCCGTCACTGCTGATGTCTCCTCTGAGAAGCTGTCATTTCTCAGTCGGGatcagaaatacctgcagacaaCAGAACACCTGAGGGGACAAACCGCACAAACCGGTCCGTCCTGCGCTCCTTAAGCATCGCTCAGCTATTATTTACTGTAACCAACAGATGATTAAAATGAGGGCGGGGCCATGACATGAACACCGCCAAACCTGATTCACGGCCCGACGTGCGAATATTATGTGACATGGTTCTTCTTGAAACACAAAGTCGTAAaccttttgttgcttttattccAATGAATGTTGGTCATCGTCCATCCACACCAGTCAATCTCACTTCGGTTTCTCTGGTTAAAAATCATGAGTGGTGTTACTGCGGCCAGTTTTCAgcaatgaaaaaacatgtttaaaccCAGCT containing:
- the LOC120802223 gene encoding cornifelin homolog B-like, which encodes MSSKLVIRQPQPVMEARESDKWGSGICDCCQDVPECCFAFWCCPCFACRTTRDYGQCLCLPLLDIFGCIPPITMSMRVSMRQRYGIKDTMCRDCVYATCCTSCTWCQMSREMKRRNIQVVLVSAKNS